CCATGATGCGAACACGATGATATAGACCTGTAATGCCTGTAATGTCATTTGGAAACTACTTTACACATTCCTAGTGCTCATCTGAGTCTGTTGGATATGGACAAATACTGACAGTCTTGTGTGATGTTTAAAGATTTCTTTCTTATTTCAAAGCTATTTTATCATGTGATCAATTCTCTCAGTGTTTGTGTGAACATAATATTTCTATTTGATTTTTTTCATAGTGCAGGAACCGGAGAGCGGGTCAAACGGTCAAACACTCGAAGTCCACACACATCTCTCTTCTGAATGTGCTGCTTGGATTCAACAGAAACGACCGCTTTCGATGGATTACAGAGCAGAGGACTAAAATATCACATTGCTCAAGAAAACCCCCCTTTAAGAATGGCGAGGCAATCGCAGGGTTTTTAGTCTTGGACATCATTGTATTGAAAATCTGTAACTCATATGATGACTTCATCTTCCCTTGGACCCCCCTGATTATCTGTGTTTGGCCTGCTCAACTGCGCCTTTCAATCACTACACCCAGAACAACGAAACGATGAACGGTTTGGCAGAGACCTCTGTGAAATGTGTCCTGGTTGGAGACTGCGGAGTGGGTAAAACAGCACTCCTTGTACGCTTCACTTCGGAAACATTCCCAGAGAGCTACAGACCCACTGTCTATGAAAACACCGGCGTTGATGTATTTATGGATGGCATCCAGATCAGCTTGGGATTGTGGGATACGGCAGGGCACGACACCTTCCGCCAAATCCGGCCCATGTCTTATCAGCAGGCGGATGTGGTTTTGCTGTGTTATTCCGTAGCAAATCCTAACTCGTTGCATAATCTCCGGCACAAATGGATCGCTGAGGTGAGGGAATATCTTCCGAAAATACCTGTTCTGGTTGTTGCCACACAGACAGACCATCGTGAGATGGGGCCGTATCGTGCTAACTGCACCACAGCCTCGGCGGGCAAACAGGTGGCACAGGAGATCCGTGCCAAGGGATACCTGGAATGCTCGGCACTCAACAGCCGTGGCGTGCAACAGGTTTTCGAGTGTGCCGTCCGAACGGCCGTTAATCGGACACGAAGACGGACACGGCGGAGACTGCTGGATCTTAACCCCTGCAAAGTTTCCTGAGGGCGGTGAAACGGGGATACTATTTAATCGTAACCTACACATATGGGTTCGAAACCTCAGTTTTGTCTTCACTAAGATCATTCTAAAAGATTTTCCTCTATTCTATCTAATACAACTAAATGAGGCCTCAACGGAGACCTCGTCTTACTACTGTATTGGAAAGACTATTTGATGCAATTCATAGAACGACGCATGATGTCTGCATTGCCATGACAGATTCTGTGGCATCCTACACTGAatctaaaaatgtgtttcatttgGTAATATCTCAATTAACTAGTTTgatatcactgaatcaacctgaatacattaatgcaactaaattaatttgaatgatTAGATAAGGTAGGAATAGTTCATTAAGGAAACAATTGCagattaccactttttacagtgtacaagaACTGCACAGGCccaaaaatatgcaaaatgatTAAGATGACCGGCTGAAGCAAAGCATAGCGCACAGGAGAAATGTGATTTCCCAGACTAAcacatggaacaaacactgggccaaatattattattaacaagaaCAAGTGACGGACGAATTTGCTCCAAAATATTGTAGAGGGTTTGACGTCAATAACCAAAAAATAGAAGCTTTTTCTCCTTCATTTTCAAAATTGATTggtctatttattttgcta
This genomic window from Xyrauchen texanus isolate HMW12.3.18 chromosome 11, RBS_HiC_50CHRs, whole genome shotgun sequence contains:
- the LOC127652087 gene encoding rho-related GTP-binding protein RhoH-like, encoding MNGLAETSVKCVLVGDCGVGKTALLVRFTSETFPESYRPTVYENTGVDVFMDGIQISLGLWDTAGHDTFRQIRPMSYQQADVVLLCYSVANPNSLHNLRHKWIAEVREYLPKIPVLVVATQTDHREMGPYRANCTTASAGKQVAQEIRAKGYLECSALNSRGVQQVFECAVRTAVNRTRRRTRRRLLDLNPCKVS